One Triplophysa rosa linkage group LG9, Trosa_1v2, whole genome shotgun sequence genomic window carries:
- the marchf5 gene encoding E3 ubiquitin-protein ligase MARCH5: MAEEGAVVMQQIVDRSCWVCFATDEDDRTAEWVRPCRCRGSTKWVHQSCLQRWVDEKQRGNSTARVACPQCNAEYLIVFPKLGPVVYVLDLADRLISKACPFAAAGIMVGSIYWTAVTYGAVTVMQVVGHKEGLDVMERADPLFLLIGLPTIPVMLILGKMIRWEDYVLRLWRKYSNKLQILNSIFPGIGCPVPRIPAEASPLADHVSATRILCGALVFPTIATIVGKLMFSSVNSNLQRTILGGIAFVAIKGAFKVYFKQQQYLRQAHRKILNFPEVEAV; encoded by the exons GAGTTGTTGGGTGTGTTTCGCCACAGACGAGGACGACCGGACGGCGGAGTGGGTGCGTCCGTGCCGTTGCCGTGGTTCCACTAAGTGGGTTCACCAGTCGTGTCTGCAGCGCTGGGTGGACGAGAAACAGCGAGGCAACAGCACAGCGCGCGTCGCCTGCCCACAATGCAACGCGGAGTACCTCATTGTGTTCCCCAAGCTCG ggcCGGTGGTGTACGTGCTGGATCTGGCAGACAGGTTGATCTCAAAGGCCTGCCCATTTGCTGCCGCTGGTATCATGGTTGGATCCATTTACTGGACGGCCGTCACATACGGAGCTGTTACAGTCATGCAG GTTGTGGGTCATAAGGAAGGTCTGGATGTGATGGAACGGGCTGATCCTCTATTCCTGTTGATTGGACTGCCCACCATCCCAGTTATGCTAATTCTGGGGAAGATGATTCGCTGGGAAGATTACGTGCTCCGCCTTTGGAGGAAATACTCCAATAAGCTTCAGATCCTCAACAGTATCTTTCCAG GTATCGGTTGTCCCGTCCCGAGGATCCCGGCAGAAGCCAGTCCACTCGCCGATCACGTGTCGGCCACAAGGATCTTGTGCGGAGCCCTCGTGTTCCCCACCATCGCCACCATCGTGGGCAAACTGATGTTCAGCAGCGTCAACTCCAACCTTCAGAGGACCATTCTG GGTGGCATTGCATTTGTGGCTATTAAAGGGGCGTTTAAGGTTTACTTCAAACAGCAACAGTATCTCCGTCAAGCTCATCGTAAAATCCTTAATTTTCCAGAGGTGGAAGCTGTTTGA